One genomic window of Corynebacterium pseudotuberculosis includes the following:
- the mshC gene encoding cysteine--1-D-myo-inosityl 2-amino-2-deoxy-alpha-D-glucopyranoside ligase: MKSWPTPKIPAVPGEKVALSLYDTADRVIKPVNCSNGEVGVYVCGITPYDSTHLGHAATYLAFDLINRQLIDAGHTVHFVQNITDVDDPLFERAERDGVSWRELGTDQINLFRSDMEALSVIPPRDYVGAMEAIDEVIEMVQALLDNGSAYIVDVDQYRDIYASTSATSHFGYESNYSRDLMEEFFAERGGDPERPGKKDPLDALIWRSARKGEPSWDAPFGAGRPGWHIECSAIATNRLGNNFAIQGGGSDLIFPHHEFSAAHAEAAHHVHRMANHYVHAGMIALDGVKMSKSLGNLVFVSQLTADGHHPSAIRLGLYSGHYRSPREWSEKILSDAEKRRELWINAADTATDLQAAQNLVASIRFYLSQDLDTPKALAAVDAWAKAIEKNESSRERAAAGDLVACALDALLGIKI; the protein is encoded by the coding sequence ATGAAATCATGGCCCACACCAAAAATCCCAGCTGTGCCGGGAGAAAAAGTAGCGCTTTCTCTGTACGACACAGCGGACCGAGTGATTAAGCCGGTGAACTGCAGTAATGGGGAAGTTGGTGTGTATGTATGCGGGATTACCCCTTATGATTCCACGCACCTAGGGCATGCAGCTACATACCTCGCGTTTGATTTAATTAACCGACAGCTTATCGACGCCGGCCATACCGTCCATTTTGTACAAAATATTACGGATGTAGACGATCCCCTTTTCGAGCGCGCAGAACGTGACGGTGTGAGTTGGCGAGAGCTCGGAACTGATCAGATAAACCTTTTTCGTTCAGACATGGAAGCATTGTCCGTAATCCCTCCTCGCGACTACGTAGGGGCAATGGAAGCCATCGATGAAGTCATCGAGATGGTCCAGGCTCTGCTGGATAACGGTTCCGCCTACATCGTCGATGTTGATCAATATCGCGATATCTACGCTTCGACCTCCGCAACGAGTCACTTTGGTTATGAGTCTAATTATTCACGCGACCTTATGGAGGAATTCTTTGCAGAAAGAGGCGGCGATCCTGAGCGCCCCGGGAAAAAAGATCCCCTTGATGCCTTAATCTGGCGATCTGCACGTAAAGGTGAACCTTCATGGGACGCACCTTTTGGAGCAGGGCGCCCTGGATGGCATATAGAATGCTCAGCGATTGCTACGAACAGACTCGGAAACAATTTTGCAATACAAGGCGGGGGTTCCGATCTAATTTTTCCGCACCATGAATTTTCTGCTGCGCATGCGGAAGCAGCACACCACGTGCATAGGATGGCCAACCATTACGTGCATGCTGGAATGATCGCCTTAGACGGCGTCAAGATGAGCAAGTCTTTAGGAAATCTCGTCTTTGTATCTCAGCTCACAGCTGACGGACACCATCCTTCCGCTATCCGTCTTGGCCTCTATTCAGGCCACTATCGGTCTCCACGCGAATGGTCAGAAAAAATTCTTTCTGATGCAGAAAAGCGCCGAGAGCTATGGATTAATGCTGCTGACACAGCAACAGATTTACAAGCAGCTCAAAATCTAGTGGCTAGCATCAGATTCTATCTATCTCAAGATCTTGATACCCCTAAAGCGCTTGCGGCTGTGGATGCATGGGCAAAAGCAATAGAAAAAAATGAATCTTCACGCGAACGAGCAGCAGCCGGGGATCTGGTGGCCTGCGCCTTAGACGCTCTTTTAGGCATAAAAATTTAA
- the metH gene encoding methionine synthase, translated as MTTANITFQTDFLDAMKDRVLIGDGAMGTQLQAFDLDVDKDFLGLEGCNEILNITRPDVVAQIHRSYFEAGADLVETNTFGCNLPNLADYGIAERCRELAYQGVHIARTVADELGPGRDGLRRFVLGSMGPGTKLPSLGHASFEELREYYSEAAVGMIEGGADAILIETAQDLLQVKAAIHGCQHAFEIVGIKLPLVCHVTVETTGTMLLGSEIGAALTALEPLGIDMIGLNCATGPDEMSEHLRFLSQNAGIPVSVMPNAGLPVLGKNGAEYPLSAHELAAALRGFVNDYGLSMVGGCCGTTPSHISAVRDAIVGTSNATAAHQARRSPTVGDAVSSLYTSVNLTQDTGITMIGERTNANGSKAFREAMLAEDWETCIDIAKQQTRDGAHMLDLCVDYVGRDGRQDMAQLASLLSTSSTLPIMIDSTEPDVIQVGLEHLGGRCAVNSVNFEDGDGPKSRYQRIMRLVKQHGAAVVALTIDEDGQARTAAKKIAIAERLITDITQTWGLEEDDIIVDCLTFPISTGQEETRRDGIETIEVIRELKKRYPRIHTTLGLSNISFGLNPAARQVLNSVFLNECIGAGLDSAIAHSSKILPMNKIDEEQRRVALDMVYDKRTADYDPLQAFMRLFEGVSASTAKDARAEALAAMPLFERIAQRVIDGEKTGIEADLDQAMAEKEPLQIINEDLLEGMKTVGELFGSGQMQLPFVLQSAETMKHAVAYLEQFMEAEDDTGGNGTIVIATVKGDVHDIGKNLVDIILSNNGFNVVNIGIKQPISNILDAAKKHNADAIGMSGLLVKSTVIMKENLQEMNAVKASHFPVILGGAALTRAYVEDDLTEVYDGNVYYAKDAFESLRLMQEFMASIRGEGLDPNSPDAIKAAQKKAERKARKERSKKIAAERKAKAEPVAVPARSQVSETSPITTPPFWGTRIVKGLNLSEYLPLLDERALFMGRWGLKATRGAAGPSYEELVETEGRPRLRYWIDRLKAEKVLDHAAVIYGYFPAVSEGNDVILLESPDPEATEIARFTFPRQQRSKFLCIADFIQSRTRSLEQGSVDVFPLQLVTMGQPIADFANELFAADNYRDYLEVHGIGVQLTEAMAEYWHARVRGELTFIDGSSAGDKDAKNLQRFFDLDYLGARYSFGYGSCPNLEDRKTLVQLLDAQRIGVELSEELQLHPEQSTDAFVLYHPEAKYFNV; from the coding sequence ATGACTACAGCAAACATAACTTTTCAAACAGATTTCCTTGATGCAATGAAAGACCGTGTTCTCATTGGTGACGGCGCCATGGGAACACAACTACAAGCATTTGATCTTGACGTGGATAAAGACTTCCTTGGGTTGGAAGGCTGCAATGAGATCCTTAATATCACGCGTCCAGACGTAGTGGCTCAGATTCATCGTTCATATTTTGAAGCTGGCGCTGACCTTGTTGAAACGAATACGTTTGGCTGTAACCTCCCCAATCTAGCCGATTATGGAATTGCGGAAAGGTGCCGTGAGCTTGCTTATCAGGGTGTTCATATAGCCCGCACTGTTGCCGACGAACTTGGTCCGGGCCGTGATGGGCTCCGCCGTTTTGTTCTTGGCTCTATGGGGCCAGGAACAAAACTTCCGTCCCTTGGACACGCGTCTTTTGAAGAGCTGCGTGAGTACTACAGCGAAGCTGCCGTAGGGATGATTGAAGGCGGAGCCGACGCTATTCTCATTGAGACCGCCCAAGACCTGCTTCAGGTTAAAGCTGCCATTCATGGCTGTCAGCATGCATTTGAAATAGTAGGGATCAAGCTCCCTCTCGTGTGTCATGTGACAGTCGAGACCACAGGAACTATGCTCCTAGGCTCCGAAATAGGGGCCGCGCTCACCGCCCTTGAACCGCTAGGGATAGATATGATCGGCCTCAACTGTGCGACTGGCCCCGATGAAATGAGTGAGCATCTCCGCTTTCTTTCTCAGAATGCAGGTATCCCGGTTTCCGTGATGCCCAATGCAGGGCTTCCCGTGCTCGGTAAAAACGGTGCTGAATATCCGCTTTCCGCTCATGAGCTAGCAGCTGCACTCAGAGGCTTTGTCAATGATTATGGACTCAGCATGGTTGGCGGATGTTGTGGTACCACTCCGTCTCATATCTCAGCAGTTCGAGACGCTATTGTTGGAACATCCAACGCTACTGCAGCGCATCAAGCACGCCGAAGCCCAACAGTCGGGGATGCCGTATCTTCTCTGTACACCAGCGTGAACCTTACTCAAGATACCGGTATTACGATGATCGGAGAACGCACCAACGCGAATGGTTCTAAAGCATTCCGCGAAGCGATGTTGGCAGAGGATTGGGAAACCTGCATCGACATCGCTAAGCAACAAACTCGCGACGGCGCACACATGCTTGACCTATGCGTGGACTATGTAGGTCGGGATGGGCGTCAAGATATGGCTCAGTTAGCGTCGCTGCTTTCAACCAGTTCGACGCTCCCCATCATGATTGATTCAACAGAACCCGACGTTATTCAAGTTGGCCTTGAGCACTTAGGTGGTCGCTGCGCTGTTAACTCGGTTAATTTTGAAGATGGAGACGGACCCAAGTCCAGGTACCAACGCATTATGCGTTTGGTTAAGCAGCATGGAGCTGCGGTAGTAGCGCTTACTATCGACGAGGACGGGCAAGCACGCACCGCTGCTAAAAAAATTGCTATCGCGGAGCGACTTATTACAGACATTACTCAAACATGGGGTCTTGAAGAAGACGATATCATCGTAGATTGTCTCACTTTTCCTATTTCTACGGGGCAAGAAGAAACGCGTCGGGATGGTATTGAGACTATCGAGGTTATTCGAGAACTAAAGAAACGCTATCCACGTATTCATACGACACTAGGGCTCTCTAATATCTCATTTGGCTTGAACCCTGCTGCCCGACAAGTTCTCAACTCAGTCTTCCTCAATGAATGCATCGGCGCTGGTCTTGATTCTGCTATTGCTCACAGCTCCAAGATTCTACCGATGAACAAGATAGATGAGGAGCAGCGTCGCGTAGCCCTGGACATGGTTTATGACAAACGCACAGCAGACTACGATCCTCTACAAGCTTTTATGCGGCTGTTTGAAGGCGTATCCGCCAGCACTGCAAAGGACGCCCGAGCCGAAGCTTTAGCTGCTATGCCTCTTTTTGAACGCATCGCGCAGAGAGTCATAGATGGTGAAAAAACAGGTATTGAAGCTGACCTAGATCAGGCCATGGCGGAAAAAGAGCCGCTACAGATCATCAATGAGGACCTGCTTGAAGGGATGAAGACTGTGGGGGAGCTTTTCGGCTCGGGGCAGATGCAGCTACCCTTCGTTCTTCAATCTGCAGAGACAATGAAGCATGCCGTTGCTTATCTTGAACAGTTCATGGAGGCTGAGGACGACACAGGCGGTAACGGAACTATTGTTATTGCCACGGTGAAAGGAGATGTTCACGATATAGGAAAAAACCTCGTAGATATCATTCTTTCCAACAACGGATTTAACGTGGTCAATATTGGTATAAAACAGCCTATTTCTAATATTCTAGATGCTGCTAAAAAGCATAACGCCGACGCTATTGGGATGTCGGGTTTGTTGGTTAAATCTACCGTGATCATGAAAGAGAATCTGCAGGAAATGAACGCTGTAAAAGCTTCTCATTTTCCTGTCATCTTGGGTGGTGCTGCTTTGACCCGTGCGTACGTCGAAGATGATCTAACTGAAGTCTATGACGGCAACGTTTATTACGCTAAAGATGCGTTTGAATCTCTTCGCCTTATGCAAGAATTCATGGCGAGTATCAGGGGAGAAGGACTCGATCCTAATTCTCCCGATGCCATTAAGGCAGCACAAAAGAAAGCAGAGCGTAAGGCTCGAAAAGAACGCTCTAAGAAAATAGCAGCCGAGCGTAAAGCTAAAGCTGAGCCGGTAGCAGTTCCTGCTAGGTCCCAAGTATCGGAAACCTCTCCTATTACCACTCCGCCTTTCTGGGGGACACGAATTGTGAAGGGTTTGAACCTATCAGAGTACCTGCCACTACTCGATGAGCGTGCCCTGTTTATGGGGCGATGGGGGCTTAAAGCTACTCGCGGCGCAGCAGGCCCTTCCTACGAAGAGCTAGTAGAGACTGAGGGGCGACCGCGACTGCGCTACTGGATTGATCGGCTCAAAGCCGAAAAAGTTTTGGATCACGCAGCCGTAATTTACGGGTATTTTCCTGCTGTTTCGGAAGGAAATGACGTCATATTACTGGAATCACCCGATCCTGAGGCTACCGAAATCGCTCGTTTTACGTTTCCTCGACAGCAGCGCAGTAAATTTCTGTGCATTGCCGACTTTATCCAGTCACGGACACGTTCTCTTGAGCAGGGAAGCGTAGACGTTTTCCCACTTCAGCTTGTGACTATGGGGCAACCCATTGCGGACTTTGCCAATGAGCTTTTCGCTGCAGATAACTACCGCGACTATCTGGAGGTTCATGGAATCGGTGTGCAACTCACTGAGGCCATGGCAGAGTACTGGCACGCTCGTGTCCGCGGTGAACTAACCTTTATCGATGGTTCTTCCGCGGGAGACAAAGATGCAAAAAATCTTCAGCGATTTTTTGACCTAGATTATTTGGGAGCTCGCTATTCCTTTGGCTATGGCTCTTGCCCAAACCTGGAAGATCGAAAGACGCTAGTGCAATTGCTGGATGCTCAACGGATTGGCGTTGAATTATCCGAGGAGCTCCAGCTCCACCCAGAGCAGTCAACAGATGCTTTTGTGCTCTATCACCCGGAAGCGAAGTATTTCAACGTTTAG
- a CDS encoding HAD family hydrolase — MLEAILWDMDGTLVDSEGIWAEATFAMSEEMGNRLTADQQLQTVGASFDFTLGLCADNAGLALDSNSREFWKNRLFSQVSALFATELTLKPGLSGLLDSVHQAGIPMAIATNTVRRVAQHSIHAIGESYFDATICGDEVANPKPAPDIYCEAAQRLKTQPRHCIAFEDSYNGMLSALAAGCIVIGVPEQDDMRIPKGVTLMNDLHGSTDFSGVTLNTVEGWFNKIST; from the coding sequence ATGCTGGAAGCAATTTTGTGGGATATGGATGGAACTTTAGTCGATTCCGAAGGCATCTGGGCGGAAGCTACGTTTGCCATGAGCGAAGAGATGGGAAACCGACTTACAGCTGACCAACAGCTGCAAACTGTAGGCGCAAGTTTTGATTTCACACTAGGGTTATGTGCAGACAATGCTGGACTTGCGCTTGATTCTAATAGCAGAGAGTTTTGGAAAAATCGGCTTTTTTCTCAAGTATCAGCCTTGTTTGCAACCGAGCTGACGCTTAAACCTGGGCTTTCCGGTCTGCTCGATTCTGTTCATCAGGCTGGAATCCCTATGGCTATTGCAACCAATACTGTGCGGCGAGTCGCTCAGCACTCTATTCATGCCATCGGCGAATCATATTTTGATGCCACAATATGCGGGGATGAAGTAGCTAATCCCAAACCGGCACCTGATATCTACTGCGAAGCGGCCCAGCGTTTAAAAACGCAGCCACGCCACTGTATTGCTTTTGAAGATTCCTACAACGGTATGCTTTCCGCTCTTGCAGCAGGGTGCATAGTCATCGGAGTTCCTGAGCAAGACGATATGCGTATTCCTAAAGGAGTGACGCTCATGAACGACCTGCATGGCTCTACCGATTTTTCTGGGGTCACGCTAAACACTGTTGAGGGGTGGTTTAACAAAATTTCCACGTAA
- a CDS encoding phosphoribosyl-ATP diphosphatase gives MKNFDSLYAELLDRARTRPENSGTVHALDSGVHTLGKKVIEEAGEVWLAAEYQSDDELAEEISQLLYWAQVIMIKRGLTPEDVYKFL, from the coding sequence GTGAAAAACTTCGATTCTTTGTATGCAGAACTCCTTGATCGTGCTCGTACCCGTCCAGAAAACTCTGGAACCGTCCATGCCTTAGATTCGGGAGTGCATACCCTTGGCAAAAAAGTCATTGAAGAAGCCGGAGAAGTATGGCTTGCTGCGGAATACCAGTCTGATGACGAGCTAGCAGAAGAAATCTCGCAGCTCCTCTATTGGGCTCAAGTAATCATGATTAAGCGGGGCTTGACTCCCGAAGACGTCTATAAGTTTCTGTAA
- the hisG gene encoding ATP phosphoribosyltransferase, whose product MLKIAIPNKGSLSEAAVEILKEAGYAGRGESKTLNVYDKNNNVEFFFLRPKDIAIYVAGGQLDLGITGRDLALDSCAEVSEVMQLGFGYSTFRYAAPAAESWEPSDLAGKRIATSYPNLVRDDLAQRGIDASVIRLDGAVEISIKLGVADVIADVVSTGRTLRKQGLAVFGPSLCESEAVVVGRKNSAMNEEQRIFLRRIEGILHAQNYLMLDYNIDRGRLEEAKKTTPGISGPTVSPLARDNWVAVRAMVPRIQANQIMDQLASLGAQAILASEIRIARI is encoded by the coding sequence ATGCTTAAAATAGCTATTCCCAACAAGGGATCTCTTTCTGAAGCAGCCGTAGAGATACTTAAAGAGGCTGGTTACGCAGGTCGGGGGGAGTCAAAAACTCTCAATGTTTATGACAAAAATAATAACGTTGAATTCTTTTTTCTTCGACCAAAAGATATTGCAATCTACGTAGCCGGTGGGCAACTAGATTTAGGTATTACTGGACGTGATCTTGCATTAGACTCTTGTGCAGAAGTTTCAGAAGTCATGCAACTTGGCTTTGGATATTCCACGTTTAGGTACGCTGCGCCTGCAGCAGAATCGTGGGAGCCTAGCGACTTAGCAGGGAAGCGAATCGCAACATCCTATCCCAACTTGGTTCGCGATGATCTTGCCCAACGTGGCATAGATGCTTCAGTAATACGCCTTGACGGAGCCGTTGAGATTTCCATTAAGCTAGGGGTAGCTGACGTGATCGCCGACGTGGTTTCCACAGGACGTACGCTGCGTAAACAAGGTCTCGCTGTTTTTGGTCCATCGCTGTGCGAGTCTGAAGCCGTAGTCGTGGGGCGAAAAAATAGTGCGATGAATGAAGAGCAACGGATATTCCTACGAAGGATAGAAGGTATTCTCCACGCTCAGAATTATCTCATGCTTGATTACAATATCGACCGCGGCCGGCTGGAAGAAGCGAAGAAAACTACGCCAGGAATCTCAGGCCCCACGGTTTCTCCTCTTGCTCGTGATAATTGGGTAGCCGTGCGAGCGATGGTACCGCGCATCCAAGCCAACCAAATTATGGATCAATTGGCCTCGCTAGGAGCGCAAGCTATCTTGGCATCGGAAATCCGTATTGCGCGCATCTAA
- a CDS encoding anaerobic C4-dicarboxylate transporter, translating to MVFVHIIIVLAAIVLGARLGSIAIGFAGGLGVLLLGATGVPVTREDIPFDVIGIIMAVIAAISAMQRAGGMDYLVHLAERMLRKNPKHITYVAPVVTYFMTLFAGTGHTAFSTLPVIVEVSKESGVRPSRPLSIAVPASQMAITASPISAAVVFLATALEPLGVGYLSLLAVVIPSTFLAIFPTAWLCNRLGKNLEDDPVYQQRLAEGLVSAPGKKEKYIPTKAAKLSVWIFLVAIVAVMVYATLISDQVGLITDPSLPRNEAIMAMMLTAATITVILCKIPAGDILNTQVFRSGMSACVCVLGVAWLGTTLINHYIDDIKGFSGDILESSPWMLAVVLFAAAALLYSQAATAKALIPAALAIGVSPLTAVASFAAVSALFVLPTYPTLLAAVEMDDTGSTRIGKAVFNHPFLIPGTVGIALAVALGFLFGSVIL from the coding sequence GTGGTTTTTGTCCACATCATCATCGTTCTCGCCGCGATTGTTCTCGGCGCACGCCTCGGTTCTATCGCAATTGGTTTTGCAGGTGGCCTTGGCGTTCTTCTCCTAGGAGCAACAGGAGTACCTGTTACTCGTGAAGACATCCCATTCGATGTCATCGGTATCATCATGGCTGTTATTGCAGCAATTTCTGCAATGCAGCGAGCCGGCGGCATGGACTATCTTGTTCATCTTGCGGAGAGAATGCTTAGGAAAAACCCTAAGCACATCACTTATGTGGCCCCAGTGGTCACCTATTTTATGACCCTCTTTGCAGGCACCGGCCATACCGCGTTTTCAACGCTTCCCGTCATCGTCGAGGTCTCCAAAGAATCCGGGGTACGCCCCTCACGTCCCTTATCTATAGCTGTGCCAGCATCTCAGATGGCTATTACTGCCTCTCCTATTTCCGCTGCCGTAGTATTCTTAGCTACTGCACTTGAGCCACTTGGCGTGGGCTATCTCTCTTTACTTGCTGTGGTTATTCCTTCGACTTTCCTGGCAATTTTCCCCACCGCTTGGCTTTGCAATCGGCTAGGAAAAAACCTAGAAGATGATCCGGTTTATCAGCAACGTCTGGCCGAGGGCCTTGTCTCTGCACCAGGGAAGAAAGAAAAGTACATCCCAACGAAAGCCGCAAAACTTTCTGTGTGGATTTTCCTTGTTGCCATTGTGGCCGTGATGGTTTACGCAACCCTCATTTCCGACCAGGTCGGACTAATTACGGATCCTTCACTTCCTCGCAATGAGGCAATCATGGCCATGATGCTCACAGCAGCAACTATCACGGTCATTCTTTGTAAGATCCCCGCTGGCGATATCCTCAACACACAGGTATTCCGTTCCGGCATGTCTGCATGTGTATGCGTGTTGGGCGTAGCTTGGTTGGGCACTACTCTTATCAACCACTACATCGACGACATTAAGGGATTCTCTGGAGATATTCTCGAGAGCTCACCATGGATGCTCGCAGTAGTACTCTTTGCTGCCGCAGCGCTCCTTTATTCTCAGGCAGCGACAGCAAAGGCACTCATCCCAGCAGCGCTGGCTATTGGAGTATCGCCGTTGACTGCAGTCGCTTCCTTTGCGGCCGTCTCTGCATTGTTCGTTCTCCCCACGTATCCCACGCTCCTCGCAGCTGTAGAGATGGATGACACCGGATCAACACGCATCGGAAAGGCAGTGTTCAACCATCCATTCCTTATTCCAGGAACCGTTGGCATTGCCCTTGCCGTTGCATTGGGTTTCCTCTTTGGCAGCGTCATTCTCTAA
- the aspA gene encoding aspartate ammonia-lyase — protein sequence MAESKNSRIEVDLLGEMEVPNDLYYGVHTLRAIDNYQISGKTINEIPEFIRGMVQVKKATALANHRVRALQGVKKDAIVWACDQILDEGRCMDQFPIDVFQGGAGTSVNMNTNEVVANLALEHLGREKGEYEVINPNDDVNMSQSTNDAYPTGFRLGVYYCMQTLILKLDELRAAFDAKGEEFSGILKMGRTQLQDAVPMTLGAEFHAFANNLAEEQAALKTASESMLGVNLGATAIGTALNTPEGFTEAAAKALAEVTGLEIVSALDLIEATSDTGDYVLVHSAVKRAAMKISKICNDLRLLSSGPRAGIHEINLPERAAGSSIMPAKVNPVIPEVVNQVCFKVFGNDVTVLMGAEAGQLQLNVMEPVIASAMFESIQLLGNAADTLREKCIDGITANPEVCQGYVDNSIGIITYLNTIIGHHNGDIIGKKAATSGRSVRELVLEHNLMSAEELDKVLSPENLMNPKFTGKLYDD from the coding sequence ATGGCAGAGAGCAAGAACAGCCGCATCGAGGTTGACCTACTCGGTGAAATGGAGGTCCCCAATGACCTCTATTACGGTGTGCATACTCTACGCGCGATCGACAATTATCAGATCTCCGGAAAAACTATCAATGAAATTCCTGAGTTCATCCGAGGTATGGTCCAGGTGAAAAAAGCCACCGCGTTGGCCAATCACCGAGTGCGTGCGCTGCAAGGCGTAAAGAAAGATGCCATTGTATGGGCCTGCGATCAAATCCTTGATGAGGGCCGCTGCATGGACCAGTTCCCAATTGACGTCTTCCAAGGCGGCGCTGGCACATCAGTAAACATGAACACCAACGAGGTTGTGGCTAACCTTGCGCTAGAGCATTTAGGACGTGAAAAAGGCGAATACGAGGTCATCAACCCTAACGATGACGTCAACATGTCCCAGTCCACCAATGATGCTTACCCGACAGGATTCCGCCTCGGTGTTTACTACTGCATGCAAACACTGATCCTTAAACTGGATGAGCTTCGTGCAGCTTTTGACGCCAAGGGAGAAGAATTCTCAGGCATCCTCAAGATGGGACGTACCCAGTTACAAGATGCTGTCCCAATGACTTTGGGAGCCGAGTTCCATGCGTTTGCTAATAACCTTGCGGAAGAACAAGCCGCGCTTAAAACCGCATCTGAATCCATGCTTGGTGTTAACTTGGGCGCTACCGCTATCGGTACCGCACTGAATACCCCTGAGGGATTCACCGAAGCAGCAGCTAAAGCGCTAGCAGAAGTAACTGGTCTGGAAATCGTCTCCGCACTCGACCTTATTGAGGCAACGAGCGACACAGGCGATTATGTACTTGTCCATTCCGCAGTTAAACGTGCTGCTATGAAGATTTCTAAGATCTGTAATGATCTTCGTCTGCTTTCTTCTGGCCCGCGTGCTGGTATCCATGAGATCAATCTTCCTGAACGCGCTGCTGGCTCATCCATCATGCCGGCCAAGGTTAACCCGGTTATTCCTGAGGTTGTTAACCAGGTTTGCTTCAAAGTATTCGGCAATGACGTCACGGTCCTCATGGGAGCTGAGGCTGGTCAGCTGCAGCTTAACGTCATGGAGCCAGTAATTGCATCGGCTATGTTCGAGTCAATTCAGCTTCTAGGAAACGCCGCAGATACTCTCCGTGAGAAGTGCATCGACGGGATTACCGCCAATCCTGAGGTTTGCCAGGGTTACGTAGATAATTCTATTGGCATCATCACTTACCTGAACACGATCATCGGACACCATAATGGCGACATTATCGGTAAAAAAGCTGCGACGTCTGGCCGCTCAGTTCGTGAACTCGTTCTTGAGCATAATTTGATGAGCGCGGAAGAACTCGACAAAGTTCTTTCCCCAGAAAACCTCATGAATCCAAAGTTTACTGGTAAACTTTATGACGATTAG